One part of the Spiroplasma turonicum genome encodes these proteins:
- the nagB gene encoding glucosamine-6-phosphate deaminase: MKKIIVKNQEEGGKIAGDLLLSFIQENSSPILGLATGSTPISTYKYLINKTKEESVDWSNVMTFNLDEYIGLAPEHEQSYRYFMNEELFDHINIDKDKTFVPDGLVKSQDEASKYDDLISSKGGIGLQLLGIGINGHIGFNEPGTSFDSITSIVDLTKETIEANSRFFDNISDVPKKAISMGLKSIMNAKKIVLLAFGSQKAEAIKHLINGEVSPEWPCTILQKHDDVTIIIDEEAASKL; encoded by the coding sequence ATGAAAAAAATTATAGTAAAAAATCAAGAAGAAGGCGGAAAGATTGCAGGAGATCTTTTATTAAGTTTCATTCAAGAAAATTCAAGTCCTATACTTGGCTTAGCAACTGGTAGTACACCAATAAGTACCTACAAGTATTTAATTAATAAAACAAAAGAAGAAAGCGTAGATTGATCTAATGTAATGACATTTAATCTTGATGAATATATTGGATTAGCACCTGAACATGAACAATCATACAGATATTTTATGAACGAAGAATTATTTGATCATATAAATATTGATAAAGATAAAACATTTGTTCCAGATGGATTAGTTAAATCTCAAGATGAAGCATCAAAATATGATGATTTAATTAGTTCTAAAGGTGGTATTGGTTTACAATTATTAGGTATTGGAATTAATGGACATATTGGTTTTAACGAACCAGGCACTAGTTTTGATTCAATAACTTCAATTGTAGATTTAACAAAAGAAACCATTGAAGCTAACTCAAGATTTTTTGATAACATAAGTGATGTACCTAAGAAAGCAATTTCAATGGGTCTTAAATCAATTATGAATGCAAAAAAAATTGTATTATTAGCATTTGGTTCACAAAAAGCAGAAGCAATTAAACATTTAATTAATGGTGAAGTTTCACCAGAATGGCCATGTACAATCCTACAAAAACATGATGATGTAACAATAATAATTGATGAAGAAGCAGCAAGTAAATTATAA
- a CDS encoding bifunctional 5,10-methylenetetrahydrofolate dehydrogenase/5,10-methenyltetrahydrofolate cyclohydrolase, whose translation MSAKIISGKILSQKLNSNLKNSIAQIQDFRPPKLTIIQVGDNSASNKYIKNKLASCKKVGIETDLLRFDENITESQLEKELIKLNNDNLVDGILVQLPLPKHINEKIIKNLISVNKDADGFNPQTLGNVLLDDTDIYPATPLGIIKLLESENINLLGANVTIIGRSNIVGKPLATILINKSATVTICNTKTKNLAKVCRQADILISAAGTAKLVTKKFVNKNMTVIDVGANFVNGIYCGDVDFEKVSKIVKYITPVPGGVGPMTISCLLENVYKLYIKHSYNK comes from the coding sequence ATGAGCGCTAAGATTATAAGTGGTAAAATTTTATCTCAAAAATTAAATTCGAATCTTAAAAATAGTATAGCCCAGATTCAGGATTTTAGACCACCAAAGTTAACAATAATACAAGTTGGAGATAATTCAGCTAGCAATAAGTACATTAAAAATAAATTAGCTTCTTGTAAAAAAGTTGGTATTGAAACAGATTTATTAAGATTTGATGAAAATATTACTGAATCACAACTAGAAAAAGAGCTTATTAAATTAAATAATGATAACCTTGTTGATGGTATATTAGTTCAATTACCTTTACCTAAACATATAAATGAAAAAATAATAAAAAACTTAATAAGTGTTAATAAAGACGCTGATGGTTTTAATCCACAAACACTAGGTAACGTTTTGCTTGATGATACAGATATTTATCCAGCCACTCCTTTGGGAATAATCAAATTATTAGAATCTGAAAATATTAATTTATTAGGTGCAAATGTTACTATAATTGGAAGAAGTAATATAGTTGGTAAGCCATTAGCAACTATATTAATAAATAAATCAGCTACAGTAACTATTTGTAATACAAAAACAAAAAATTTAGCCAAAGTTTGTAGACAAGCAGATATCTTAATTAGTGCTGCTGGTACTGCTAAACTTGTGACTAAAAAATTTGTTAATAAAAATATGACAGTAATTGATGTTGGTGCAAATTTTGTTAATGGTATTTATTGTGGAGATGTAGATTTTGAAAAGGTTTCTAAAATCGTAAAATATATTACTCCTGTTCCAGGAGGAGTTGGACCAATGACTATATCTTGTCTCCTAGAAAATGTTTATAAATTGTATATTAAACATTCTTATAATAAATAA
- the tpiA gene encoding triose-phosphate isomerase, with product MRKKIIIGNWKMFKSNKEAVEFITEVESKLNLNSDTVAGIAVPFTMLSDARKAAKKLVISAQNCYFEKEGAFTGEISIPMLKSINVDYVVIGHSERRDIFKETDEMINEKNKALLASGLTPILCCGESLETYEAGKTIEWVKNQIVKAFKGISEEDAKKVVIAYEPIWAIGTGKVATPEIAQNVCSEIRSIIKDIYNDNVSQAILIQYGGSVKPDNISDILNQDDIDGALVGGASLQVESFLGLLK from the coding sequence ATGAGAAAAAAAATTATTATTGGTAACTGAAAAATGTTTAAGTCAAACAAAGAAGCAGTTGAATTTATTACTGAAGTAGAATCTAAATTAAATTTAAATAGTGATACTGTGGCAGGGATAGCAGTACCTTTTACTATGTTAAGTGATGCTAGAAAAGCAGCAAAAAAATTAGTTATATCTGCACAAAATTGTTATTTTGAAAAAGAAGGTGCTTTTACAGGTGAAATATCAATTCCAATGTTAAAAAGTATTAATGTTGATTATGTTGTAATTGGTCACTCAGAAAGAAGAGATATATTTAAAGAAACTGATGAAATGATAAATGAAAAAAATAAAGCTTTATTAGCATCTGGATTAACACCAATATTATGTTGTGGTGAATCATTAGAAACTTATGAAGCAGGAAAAACTATTGAATGAGTAAAAAATCAAATTGTTAAAGCTTTCAAAGGTATATCAGAAGAAGATGCTAAAAAAGTAGTTATAGCATATGAACCAATATGAGCAATTGGAACAGGAAAAGTAGCTACACCTGAAATTGCACAAAATGTTTGTTCAGAGATAAGAAGTATAATAAAAGATATTTATAATGATAATGTTAGTCAAGCTATTTTAATTCAATATGGTGGAAGTGTAAAACCAGATAATATTTCAGACATCTTAAACCAAGATGACATTGATGGTGCACTAGTTGGTGGAGCTTCATTACAAGTTGAATCATTTTTAGGATTATTGAAATAA
- a CDS encoding AAA family ATPase — protein MSVLRQIIQLKNLIGIKKAIIIEGNVEDIIEYDDKYISIQEVLFSIFNEKNYKDKFIYDQNIGIKGNQINNLLINEDSNNNADDFNSLFGEESSDNENELRLKKPYDFFNILYKNLSREDDRKMGFIADYSDFVFSDQSLEIDDRKALTEFNKSLKEKEFKLSKIDDISSCVVFLTKKINQLPPSLYLDNPEIIIITLPKPSRDERKKFLTSVKSLLRLTDLKQEFENIVDATEGWTLRELSHFVKFTCNFSTTLEFNKIFNIYNYGEKSSPWEELSYDKMLTVKEYLKNKVIGQDEAVEKVSKVIYKAYTGLSGITYSSKRSKPKGTLFFVGPTGTGKTELAKAITTFLFNDEANLIRFDMSEYGQENADQKLIGAPPGYVGFEGGGQLTNAIKEKPFSVLLFDEIEKANPKIFDKFLQILEDGRLTDNTGQTVSFSETFIIFTSNIGASEVQPNIGESEVHNQFIKKVHEHFTNELNRPELLGRFGNNIIPFNFIKDINLKAKIIKQKIKPLQIALYEKYGTEFHIDLSNINIINILLKSADDRRGGRDVLNSLETNLVDKLSQFIFENLSLIKPGTKITTQIKNDELEFNLLG, from the coding sequence ATGAGTGTTTTAAGACAAATTATACAATTGAAAAACTTAATAGGTATTAAAAAAGCAATAATCATTGAAGGTAACGTAGAAGACATAATTGAATATGATGATAAATATATAAGTATCCAGGAAGTATTATTTTCAATTTTTAACGAAAAAAATTATAAAGACAAATTTATTTATGATCAAAATATTGGTATTAAGGGAAATCAAATAAATAACTTATTAATAAATGAAGATAGTAATAATAATGCTGATGATTTTAACTCTTTATTTGGTGAAGAATCAAGTGATAATGAAAATGAACTTAGACTTAAAAAACCTTATGACTTCTTTAATATCTTATATAAAAATTTGTCAAGAGAAGATGATAGAAAAATGGGATTCATTGCAGATTATTCAGACTTTGTCTTTAGTGATCAATCATTAGAAATTGATGATAGAAAAGCACTTACTGAATTCAATAAATCTCTTAAAGAAAAGGAATTTAAGCTATCAAAAATTGATGATATAAGTAGCTGTGTTGTTTTTCTAACTAAAAAAATAAATCAGTTACCTCCAAGCCTATATTTAGACAACCCAGAAATTATAATCATTACATTACCTAAACCAAGTAGGGATGAAAGAAAAAAATTTTTAACAAGTGTAAAAAGTTTATTACGACTAACAGACTTAAAACAAGAATTTGAAAATATAGTTGACGCAACAGAAGGTTGAACTTTAAGAGAGTTATCTCATTTTGTAAAGTTTACTTGTAACTTTAGTACAACACTTGAGTTTAATAAGATTTTTAACATATATAACTATGGTGAAAAAAGTTCTCCTTGAGAAGAATTAAGTTATGATAAAATGCTTACAGTTAAAGAATATCTTAAAAACAAAGTTATAGGACAAGATGAAGCAGTAGAGAAAGTTTCAAAAGTAATTTACAAAGCCTATACAGGTTTAAGTGGTATAACATATTCTTCTAAAAGAAGTAAACCAAAAGGTACATTATTTTTTGTTGGACCAACTGGAACAGGTAAAACAGAATTAGCAAAAGCAATAACTACTTTTTTATTTAACGATGAGGCAAATTTAATCAGGTTTGACATGTCAGAATATGGCCAAGAAAATGCAGATCAAAAATTAATTGGTGCACCTCCAGGGTATGTTGGTTTTGAAGGTGGTGGTCAGTTAACAAATGCTATAAAAGAAAAACCATTCTCAGTATTATTGTTTGACGAAATAGAAAAAGCTAATCCAAAAATATTTGATAAGTTTCTTCAAATTCTAGAAGATGGTAGATTAACAGATAACACTGGTCAAACTGTAAGTTTTAGTGAAACGTTTATTATCTTTACATCAAACATTGGTGCATCAGAAGTACAACCAAATATAGGAGAATCTGAAGTACACAATCAATTTATAAAAAAAGTACATGAACACTTTACAAATGAACTTAATCGTCCTGAACTATTGGGAAGGTTTGGTAATAATATTATTCCATTTAACTTTATCAAAGACATTAATCTAAAAGCAAAAATTATTAAACAAAAAATTAAACCTTTACAAATTGCGCTATATGAAAAGTATGGAACAGAATTTCATATTGATTTATCAAATATAAATATAATAAACATTCTTTTAAAAAGCGCTGATGACAGAAGAGGTGGAAGAGATGTTTTAAACTCACTAGAAACTAATCTAGTAGATAAACTATCACAGTTTATTTTTGAAAATCTATCTCTTATAAAACCAGGAACAAAAATAACTACACAAATAAAAAACGATGAATTGGAGTTTAATCTACTTGGCTAA
- a CDS encoding 4Fe-4S single cluster domain-containing protein: MANLNISKFLMCSEIEGPGKRFVIWFQGCNLRCFNCSNQEQLSFDKKMFLPVSLILERINYSKDKYNIEGITLLGGEPFMQPDGLLELTKGCQELGLTVICFTGYLIENLLSEFKNILNNIDIIIDGPFIFKQLDLKRRLIGSKNQRVIKLSDKYKESDYFEKPYSEVEIQIYNNRVSINGDGTVFDDEKGKFDFKLK; this comes from the coding sequence TTGGCTAATTTAAACATCTCAAAATTTTTAATGTGCAGTGAAATTGAAGGTCCAGGTAAAAGGTTTGTTATTTGATTCCAGGGATGTAATTTAAGGTGCTTTAATTGCTCTAATCAAGAGCAACTATCTTTTGATAAAAAAATGTTTCTCCCTGTAAGTTTGATATTAGAGAGAATTAATTATTCAAAAGACAAATATAACATTGAAGGCATAACACTATTGGGTGGTGAACCTTTTATGCAACCAGATGGTTTATTAGAATTAACTAAGGGTTGTCAAGAATTAGGTTTGACTGTTATATGTTTCACAGGTTATTTAATTGAAAATCTTTTGTCAGAGTTTAAAAATATACTTAATAATATTGATATAATAATTGATGGACCCTTTATATTTAAACAACTAGACTTAAAAAGAAGACTAATTGGAAGCAAGAATCAAAGAGTAATAAAACTAAGTGACAAGTATAAAGAGTCTGATTACTTTGAAAAACCTTATAGTGAAGTCGAAATACAAATTTATAACAACAGAGTATCTATTAATGGAGACGGAACTGTATTTGACGATGAGAAAGGAAAGTTTGATTTTAAACTAAAGTAA
- a CDS encoding formate--tetrahydrofolate ligase, translating to MEKFKEIFRSLNLNDNDLTLYGNNVAKVNTTNFNNKKQGKLILMTSINPTPAGEGKTTTAIGLADGLNLINKKAILALREPSMGPVFGRKGTATGGGESEVVPVDDINLNFTGDIHAITSANNLISATIDSELYWKSSLNIDPTKVIWKRCVDLNDRALRDVEIKISKTITRKEQFTITAASNIMTILSLSTSVEDLRLRLENSLVAYTFDNKEVFIKDLNIVGSLMVILKDAIKPNLVVTKYKTPTLIHCGPFANIATGTNSIISTNLGLSLGEYCIVESGFGSDLGFEKFMNVINYSNDLIPSCVVMVVTIRALLLHDDFNNNFKHLDQHLKHVKLYNLNLVVAINFIKGDDVNNLNSLKEWLTNNNYDFEINEAYTKGAEGAKNLAILVDKLSNKKADFKKLINNNDSLELKIEKVIKNFYYLNEFSFSNKALDKLNEINNSDYKYYPICMVKSFASIDGNDSNQSNYKMEIKNLEVNTGAKFIVVYTNQVMSMPGLNKEPNSKEIDLINNVVVGLK from the coding sequence ATGGAAAAATTTAAAGAAATTTTTAGAAGTTTAAATTTAAATGATAATGATTTAACATTATATGGAAATAATGTTGCTAAAGTAAATACAACTAATTTTAATAATAAGAAACAAGGTAAGTTAATTTTAATGACTTCAATAAATCCTACACCTGCTGGTGAAGGTAAAACAACAACTGCAATTGGTTTAGCAGATGGACTTAATTTAATTAATAAAAAAGCTATACTAGCACTAAGAGAACCATCAATGGGTCCAGTTTTTGGAAGAAAAGGAACTGCCACAGGTGGTGGTGAAAGTGAAGTAGTTCCAGTTGATGATATTAATTTAAATTTTACAGGTGATATACATGCAATAACATCTGCTAACAATCTAATATCAGCAACCATTGATTCTGAGTTATATTGAAAATCAAGTTTAAACATTGATCCAACTAAGGTTATATGAAAAAGATGTGTTGATTTAAATGATAGAGCATTAAGAGATGTTGAAATTAAAATATCTAAAACTATTACAAGAAAAGAACAATTTACTATTACTGCTGCAAGTAATATTATGACTATTTTAAGTTTATCAACAAGTGTTGAGGATTTAAGATTAAGGCTAGAAAACTCATTGGTTGCATATACATTCGATAATAAGGAAGTTTTTATAAAAGACTTGAATATTGTTGGTTCTTTAATGGTAATCCTAAAAGATGCAATTAAACCTAATTTAGTAGTAACTAAATATAAAACACCAACCCTAATTCATTGTGGACCCTTTGCAAATATTGCAACAGGTACAAACTCAATAATTTCAACTAATCTAGGACTATCATTAGGAGAATATTGTATCGTTGAATCTGGTTTTGGTAGCGACCTAGGTTTTGAAAAATTTATGAATGTAATTAATTATTCTAATGATTTAATCCCAAGTTGTGTTGTTATGGTTGTAACAATAAGAGCATTATTATTACATGACGATTTTAATAACAACTTCAAACATTTAGACCAACATTTAAAACATGTTAAACTTTATAACCTTAACCTAGTTGTGGCTATAAACTTTATTAAAGGTGATGATGTAAATAACCTAAATAGTTTAAAAGAATGATTAACTAATAATAATTATGACTTTGAAATAAATGAAGCATATACAAAAGGTGCTGAAGGTGCAAAGAATTTAGCAATTTTAGTTGATAAATTATCAAATAAAAAAGCAGACTTTAAAAAACTTATAAATAATAATGATAGTTTAGAATTAAAAATTGAAAAAGTTATTAAAAACTTTTATTATTTAAATGAATTTAGTTTTTCAAATAAGGCATTAGACAAATTAAATGAAATTAATAATAGTGACTATAAGTATTATCCAATATGTATGGTTAAATCATTTGCATCAATTGATGGTAATGATTCTAATCAATCTAACTATAAAATGGAAATTAAGAATTTAGAAGTAAATACTGGAGCTAAATTTATTGTTGTATATACTAATCAAGTAATGAGTATGCCAGGTCTAAACAAAGAACCTAACTCAAAAGAAATAGACCTAATAAATAATGTTGTAGTTGGTTTAAAATAG
- a CDS encoding nitroreductase family protein, translated as MSKVLEYLRNRRSIKNFNNKYNIENKELDILFESIRMSPTSFNMQPYKVYYIKNKEILNELHSYWWKQDSVINSSGILVWTVYKEDYLKEIYLPNQILKMVPKENSSRIEGINKGMSYIMKDRNISFEEWAIRQCYITLGCLMPVAKELGIDTCPIEGYKTSVTNEVLEKYNVIDMKKETIALACVLGKAIEEQNEHFSKNKKRLPLEDLFKII; from the coding sequence ATGAGCAAAGTATTAGAATATTTAAGAAATAGAAGGTCAATTAAAAATTTTAATAACAAATATAACATTGAAAATAAGGAACTAGATATTCTATTTGAATCTATTAGAATGTCACCAACATCCTTCAATATGCAACCTTATAAAGTTTATTATATTAAAAATAAAGAAATTCTTAATGAATTACATTCTTATTGATGAAAACAAGACTCAGTTATCAACTCAAGTGGGATTTTAGTTTGAACTGTTTATAAAGAAGATTATCTAAAAGAAATTTATTTACCGAACCAAATATTAAAAATGGTTCCTAAAGAAAATTCATCAAGAATAGAAGGTATCAACAAAGGTATGAGTTATATAATGAAAGATCGTAACATTTCTTTTGAAGAGTGAGCAATAAGACAATGTTATATAACTTTAGGTTGTTTAATGCCAGTAGCTAAAGAATTAGGTATTGACACATGTCCAATTGAAGGATATAAAACATCTGTTACAAATGAAGTGTTGGAAAAATACAATGTAATCGATATGAAAAAAGAAACAATTGCACTTGCTTGTGTTTTGGGTAAAGCTATTGAAGAACAAAATGAACACTTCTCTAAAAATAAAAAAAGACTTCCATTAGAAGACTTATTTAAAATTATTTAA